In the Perca flavescens isolate YP-PL-M2 chromosome 20, PFLA_1.0, whole genome shotgun sequence genome, one interval contains:
- the synj2bp gene encoding synaptojanin-2-binding protein → MNGSLPSSPNVVDIKLKRGSAGLGFNIVGGVDQQYVVADSGIYVAKIKEDGAAALDGRLQEGDKILTINGLKLENLTHKATVDLFRTAGEDVELRVLKKFPQHMNGPTGSQPEHKSPVSSLGMLAALLGVASIFAFIYIRNHRRHF, encoded by the exons ATGAATGGCTCTCTGCCCTCCTCACCCAACGTGGTGGACATCAAACTGAAACGAGGATCGGCAG gcTTGGGATTCAACATAGTTGGGGGCGTGGACCAGCAGTATGTAGTGGCTGACAGTGGCATATACGTGGCCAAAATTAAAGAAGATGGAGCCGCTGCATTGGACGGAAGACTCCAAGAGGGGGACAAGATCCTGACG ATCAACGGACTCAAGCTTGAGAATCTGACCCATAAAGCTACAGTTGATCTGTTCAGGACAGCAGGGGAGGACGTGGAGCTCCGGGTTCTGAAAAAG tttccccaacacaTGAACGGACCCACAGGCTCACAACCCGAGCACAAATCTCCAGTGTCTTCTCTGGGTATGCTGGCAGCTTTATTGGGCGTTGCAAGcatctttgcattcatttacaTTCGGAACCATAGGAGGCACTTTTAA